TCGTTACGATAATTTGACGGCATTAACGAGATTGGAACTATGGAACGCAAGCGACTGATCGAAACCCTGAACGAATTGCACCAGGAACTGGCAAATTCGCGGGAAGAGGTCGATCCCGAAACTCAGGCACTCTTGAAACAGCTCTCTTCCGACATTGATCGGATTTGTGCAGCGGAAACTGAGGAGCAACCGGAGCCTGTCAGCTCGTCGAAGCAGGAAAGCATGATCGACCAGCTTCTCGGTCTGACTGATGAATTCGAAGAATCGCATCCGCGCCTGGCAGAAATCGTGGGTCGAGTTGCCAGCGCACTGAGTCGCATTGGAATTTAGTCCTTTTGCGTGAACCCTCTGTGCACGTCTGACCTCTTTCGTTGTGATGAGTGTTCGATTGCTCACGCGAGGCTACCAATCGCGTTGAGAATTTCCTTGAATCACAACAACAGGGCAAGTGGAAGCCATGCGACCCAAATCTTCTGTCGAAGACATTCGTGCTCGTTTTGATGCTGATGTCGAGCGGTTTTCCAATCTTGAAACCGGCCAGTCTGCGACGGTCGATGCTGTTATTTCGCTCGACTTGATTGCGCAAGCTGCTGCGGCAGTCACACCGGAAGCATCGTCCCTGCTTGACTTAGGTTGCGGGGCCGGAAACTTCTCTCTGCGATTGCTCGACACAGGAGTTCCGATTCGCGAGGTCACATTGATTGATCTCAGTCAGCCGATGCTCGATCGAGCTGTCGAACGAATCCGGTCCTCTCACTCATCGCAGGTATCAACTGAACAGACTGACTTGAGAGAGTGGTCGTTTCCACAGCGGCAGTTTGATGTCGTTCTGGCAGCGGCGGTTCTGCATCACTTGCGATCTGAAGAGGAATGGAAAGCGACGCTCAAGAAGATCTTCGACTCGCTTCGCCCCGGCGGTTCGTTTTGGATTTTCGATTTGGTCAAGTACCAATCGGCTGCTGTCCATCAATTGATGTGGGCACGATACGGTGACTACCTGACCCAACTCAAAGATGCGGAGTATCGAGATCACGTCTTCGAATACATCGAAGTCGAGGACTCCCCCCGGTCTCTTCCCGAGCAGTTGTTCTGGCTCCGCGAAGCCGGTTTCGAGTCGATCGACGTTCTTCACAGCAACACCTGTTTCGCTGCCTTTGGCGGTGTTCGTCCGCTCTGAGCCCCATCAAAGTCACTGAGCTTGCGAAGCTTTTCCGACGCTCCGGAAGTGGTTTGTTGAAGAAGCTTCGTCTGACTGCCTTTTGGTGATCAAGACGACCAGTTCGCAGCTTCACTTCGTGTTTGATGAGGAAATCGTAAATGAACGGAATCGGATTCATTGAAGTGACGTGAAATTCTCGTTTCTTGTTCTTGTCCAATGAGCGGAAGCAGCAAGAATCGCGAAGAGCGATCAATGCAACAAACAGCTGGAGTGAGCGGTGAAGTTTCTGATTTCCAATGATGATGGTTTTGATGCAGAAGGAATTCTGGCACTTAAAGAGGCTGCGAGTTCTTTCGGGCAAGGGGCGATTGTTGCTCCGGATCAGGGTTACTCGGGCTGCGGACATCGCGTGACGGACAAGGCGCCGATTCGTGTCGATTCCCGATCAGACGACTTGCATGTCGTTTACGGGACGCCTGCAGATTGCACTCGCCTGGGATTAGTGAAACTCGTTCCGGACCCGGATTGGGTCCTCTCCGGAATCAATCATGGAGGAAATCTTGCTGGCGATATTTTCATGTCTGGAACTGCTGCGGCAGCGCGAGAAGCAGCAATCTCTGGAAAGAAGGCGATAGCCTTTTCACAGTACATCAACCTCGAAGTCAGTCCGCCGAACTGGGAACGGACAACGCTGTGGACCCGTCATGTGCTGAATGTGCTCTTTGACAAAGAATTGAAGCCGGGGCAATTCTGGAACGTCAACTTTCCCGCACTCCCTGCAGGGGATGTGACTCCTGAAATCGTCTTCTGTCGACACGATACAAGTCAGGTCGATCTGACGTACGAGTGGACCGCTGAAGGGGCAATGTATCGAGGAATATATCGCGAGAGAGGACGTCGACCCGGTTGTGATGTTGATGTTTGTTTCTCGGGGAAGATTTCGGTCACACGAATTCAATTGGATGCGAGCGCTGAGTAAGTGCTTCGCCCTGATCGTCAACGATCCCGGTTCGACCGGTCGATGGTTTGAAGACAATAGACCGCAGAGTCGGGAGAATCGTTGATGTCGAGCTGATTGAGGAATCGATTTTTGCGTTTGGGTTTCAATTCGACCGTTTCGACTGATAGAGTGGAACTAGCAATTTCCTTCGGAAGGCGCTCCCTCCTGCGACGAGATGGTTCCTCACCATGCGAAACTCCACGCTGTCCCTCCTGACGTGTTTTCTCTCACTGGTCTGCCAAGCAGCCTCCGCACAAGTTGATTACCTCGATGAGATCAAACCGATCTTCACTGAGAAGTGCATCAGCTGTCACGGTGCGTTGAAGCAGGAAGGGGGACTCCGGCTCGATACTGCCCGAGCGATCATTCAAGGGGGAGACTCCGGAGAGATCGTTAT
The sequence above is drawn from the Thalassoglobus sp. JC818 genome and encodes:
- the surE gene encoding 5'/3'-nucleotidase SurE, which gives rise to MKFLISNDDGFDAEGILALKEAASSFGQGAIVAPDQGYSGCGHRVTDKAPIRVDSRSDDLHVVYGTPADCTRLGLVKLVPDPDWVLSGINHGGNLAGDIFMSGTAAAAREAAISGKKAIAFSQYINLEVSPPNWERTTLWTRHVLNVLFDKELKPGQFWNVNFPALPAGDVTPEIVFCRHDTSQVDLTYEWTAEGAMYRGIYRERGRRPGCDVDVCFSGKISVTRIQLDASAE
- a CDS encoding DUF4404 family protein, whose product is MERKRLIETLNELHQELANSREEVDPETQALLKQLSSDIDRICAAETEEQPEPVSSSKQESMIDQLLGLTDEFEESHPRLAEIVGRVASALSRIGI
- a CDS encoding methyltransferase domain-containing protein, whose product is MRPKSSVEDIRARFDADVERFSNLETGQSATVDAVISLDLIAQAAAAVTPEASSLLDLGCGAGNFSLRLLDTGVPIREVTLIDLSQPMLDRAVERIRSSHSSQVSTEQTDLREWSFPQRQFDVVLAAAVLHHLRSEEEWKATLKKIFDSLRPGGSFWIFDLVKYQSAAVHQLMWARYGDYLTQLKDAEYRDHVFEYIEVEDSPRSLPEQLFWLREAGFESIDVLHSNTCFAAFGGVRPL